A portion of the Cryptomeria japonica chromosome 5, Sugi_1.0, whole genome shotgun sequence genome contains these proteins:
- the LOC131034688 gene encoding subtilisin-like protease SBT5.5, with amino-acid sequence MIAPGVNILAACTGDVDYCLDSGTFMACPHVSSVAALIETTWGLSTTWCPKITSPSSALSATPNNKLVYSHTKDSVSCPNSSLEADYLNYASFSVVMKSGSNSVQVKRRTVTYAGTGTDAVYQVSVKNPAGITISMELQTLKFGKLLDTASYSVKFESIVVASDDTTAFREIMWKCIKGGSQIVRSPVAVSIEA; translated from the exons ATGATCGCTCCCGGTGTGAATATATTGGCAGCATGCACCGGAGACGTTGACTACTGCCTCGATTCGGGGACTTTCATGGCGTGTCCTCATGTCAGCAGTGTTGCAGCGCTGATAGAAACC ACCTGGGGCTTGTCTACGACATGGTGCCCCAAGATTACATCACCTTCCTCTGCTCTCTCAGCTACACCGAACAACAAATTGGTCTACTCACACACAAAGGACTCAGTTTCCTGTCCCAACTCCAGTTTGGAAGCTGACTATCTCAACTATGCTTCCTTTTCTGTTGTTATGAAGTCAGGGAGCAATTCAGTTCAGGTAAAGAGGAGAACAGTGACGTATGCGGGTACAGGGACTGACGCAGTGTACCAAGTGAGTGTGAAGAACCCTGCTGGCATCACTATAAGCATGGAACTACAAACGTTGAAGTTCGGAAAGCTCCTGGATACTGCCAGCTATAGTGTAAAGTTCGAAAGCATTGTCGTTGCTAGCGATGACACAACTGCGTTCAGAGAGATAATGTGGAAATGTATCAAAGGAGGGTCGCAGATTGTGCGAAGCCCAGTTGCCGTAAGCATTGAAGCTTGA